In Limibacter armeniacum, a single window of DNA contains:
- a CDS encoding efflux RND transporter periplasmic adaptor subunit → MKSYMRIYNLLWLVSLLTLACNSQTGEDHDHDHEASEASLQHEEAGHQEHQDEVHFSAQQFQSLSMKVDTLPFRNISSYVEANGQLEVPPQNEASITAIIGANVQSIKVIEGDEVKKGQVLAYLSHPDLIRLQTDYLNNWNQLQYWEKELKRQQKLYEEKVGSGKELQKAQADFLSLKGNVQGLESQLKLLALSVSRIQQGKIYEQVPVRSPIDGYIRLVEVKTGQFVQPQTEMFEIVNIDHIHADLMVYEKDMYKVKKGQQVKFTVVSLPDKELEAKIYAVGKSFEEGPKAIHLHAEIENKEGLLLPGMYVRGRIMTDDTARLALPEGGVVRQGDKYYIFKAKQEEENGQQEWAFEPVEVVTGTQSDGWIEVKLLAPLEETAKVAWNNAYYLLAEMKKGETEHSH, encoded by the coding sequence ATGAAATCATACATGAGAATATATAACCTACTGTGGCTAGTCAGTTTGTTGACGCTAGCTTGTAACAGTCAAACAGGAGAGGATCATGACCACGATCATGAAGCATCCGAAGCCTCGTTGCAACATGAAGAGGCAGGACACCAAGAACATCAGGATGAAGTCCATTTTTCAGCGCAACAGTTTCAGTCCTTGTCCATGAAAGTGGATACGCTACCGTTCAGAAATATCTCCTCTTATGTAGAGGCAAACGGTCAGTTGGAAGTGCCACCTCAGAATGAGGCTTCCATTACGGCTATCATCGGTGCAAATGTTCAATCCATTAAAGTGATAGAAGGAGATGAGGTGAAAAAGGGACAAGTATTGGCTTACTTGAGTCACCCTGACTTGATCAGGCTTCAGACAGACTATCTCAATAACTGGAACCAACTCCAGTATTGGGAGAAAGAGCTGAAGAGACAGCAAAAGCTGTATGAGGAAAAAGTAGGTTCAGGCAAGGAACTTCAAAAGGCACAGGCTGACTTTCTTTCGCTAAAAGGGAATGTACAAGGACTGGAGTCACAACTGAAGTTGCTCGCCTTATCTGTTAGCAGGATACAGCAAGGAAAGATTTATGAACAGGTTCCGGTGAGAAGCCCGATTGACGGTTATATCCGTTTGGTGGAAGTCAAGACAGGACAGTTTGTACAGCCGCAGACAGAGATGTTTGAGATAGTCAATATCGACCATATCCATGCAGACTTGATGGTATACGAAAAGGATATGTACAAAGTGAAGAAGGGGCAACAAGTGAAGTTTACCGTTGTTTCGTTGCCTGATAAGGAGCTTGAAGCCAAGATATATGCCGTAGGGAAATCTTTTGAGGAAGGACCAAAAGCCATTCACCTTCATGCCGAGATTGAGAACAAGGAAGGACTGCTGTTACCTGGAATGTATGTTAGGGGTAGAATCATGACCGATGATACAGCACGCTTGGCTTTACCTGAGGGCGGTGTGGTCAGGCAGGGTGACAAGTACTATATATTCAAGGCAAAACAGGAAGAAGAAAATGGACAGCAAGAGTGGGCGTTTGAACCTGTTGAGGTGGTTACAGGAACCCAAAGCGATGGGTGGATAGAAGTCAAGCTGTTAGCGCCACTGGAAGAAACAGCAAAGGTGGCATGGAACAATGCCTATTACCTTTTGGCTGAAATGAAGAAAGGAGAGACAGAGCATAGTCACTAA
- a CDS encoding response regulator transcription factor — MNTILIIEDEQRLADLIKKGLEEEDYMVYHTLDGLAGMELLREKSVDLILLDILLPKMSGLEVCRKIKTEGHADVPIMMLTALGSAENIVLGLDSGADDYLSKPFKLIELKARVRALLRRKSISVKSESDHLYRFSGVEMDDETKTVRRNGQEMSLTSTEYRLLLMFMKNPRKVLSRTDLLDEVWGINFDIGTNVVDVYVNYLRKKLDKCGDGKLIHTVIGMGYVLKEAE, encoded by the coding sequence ATGAATACAATCTTAATTATAGAAGACGAGCAACGTTTGGCTGACCTGATCAAGAAAGGACTTGAGGAGGAGGACTATATGGTGTACCATACTTTGGATGGTTTGGCAGGCATGGAGTTGCTTCGTGAAAAGTCAGTAGACCTGATTCTTCTGGACATCCTATTGCCAAAGATGAGTGGCTTGGAAGTTTGCAGAAAAATCAAAACAGAAGGGCATGCCGATGTTCCGATCATGATGCTGACGGCTTTAGGAAGTGCCGAAAATATTGTGTTAGGACTGGACAGTGGCGCGGATGATTATTTGTCTAAGCCATTTAAGTTGATTGAGCTTAAGGCAAGAGTCAGGGCATTGCTTAGAAGAAAGTCCATTAGTGTCAAGAGTGAGTCAGATCACCTGTATCGCTTTTCAGGAGTGGAAATGGATGACGAGACCAAGACGGTTAGACGAAATGGTCAGGAGATGTCTTTGACTTCTACAGAGTACAGGTTGCTGCTGATGTTTATGAAAAATCCAAGGAAGGTGCTGTCTCGTACAGACTTGCTTGATGAGGTCTGGGGAATCAATTTTGATATTGGTACCAATGTCGTGGATGTATATGTGAATTACCTTCGGAAAAAACTGGACAAATGTGGTGACGGTAAGCTGATTCATACGGTTATAGGAATGGGATATGTACTAAAGGAGGCAGAATGA